DNA from Pomacea canaliculata isolate SZHN2017 linkage group LG9, ASM307304v1, whole genome shotgun sequence:
TATACAAATCATAGCAAGCTTTGTTATATACAAATCATAACAAGCTTTGTTATATACAAAACATTGCAAGCTGTGGAAAATACACAGTCATCATATTTAGACGCATACAGCTTATCTAACCTTCTGCTCATTAAACATTCGAGTGAAGAAATCACAAATAATTGAGTTCTACACGGTATTGCATCTAATCATTCTGACTTTTCACTTGTTGTCTCAGAACTCAGTTTTTGGCTGCATTTTGTTATGCACACCAAAGCACTTGACTCCCAGGTTGATTGCCACTGTCCAGATTAGTTATTCTGTCTTGTCATCCCTCAGAGATTGGTACCTGTATTGTAAGCTGGACTAATGTCAGTACACGTCCATGATTATGTTTGCTCATCCCTTTTCACTGGGTGCCCTTATAGTCTTTTCAGCAAACTTCAGAGACTTTACAATTTGGCTGCTCAGCtcattctgagaaaaaaaacaaaacaaccataACTCAGCTCTCTCGCTACTGAAGACATTGGTCTGGCTGCCTGTGCAAGTGCATGTTGCGTACAAACTGTCCTGGATCTATCACAATTTTTCCCCAAACTTTATTCCATGTCATATCtctgatattttgatatatatgtGACCTGCCACCACAGAATGAGTCTTAAGTTGGGAATTAGAGATTTTGCAAGTTGCATATATTTGAAATGTGCAGGTATTGACCTTTCTTTTGTAGTTGTAAGACtgagtgagttataaaggtttgaagtgtgcaTGGGTTTTGTAAATGTTCTTCTTGTTACTTCTACCtagttaaaatttgttttgtaaagtgcagtgAGCCTAGCTTTGGTTGGGTTACAGTTTTCTTAACAAATTGGCTAAACAAGtttcctcattattattactactactgtTATTGATTTTGATCAGTCACAGTAAAGTTTCAGTTATGCAGTGAAACTTAAAGGGATATTACATTGTTTGTTATGTACTGCTACAATATACAATGTGTTAGATTACTATAAGTATTACAATGGAAAATTCACATGACAGAAAATGATTCCCAAATACTGCACATTATAATTTATAGCTGCTACTGTTTTAGGTCAAGTGTTAAAGCAAGctaatgatttatattttttcttaaaatgagtTGGTAATATTTAACTGTGTCTGAGCACAAGTGATAAAGATAAAACATGTACTTTTAtctctattattttattatctttattgttCAGCCAGGAGAAGAGGCTATAAACATAGTTTATCCACATAAATGTCATGTACAgttttgtgtgcagtgtgtgtgttttcttgttgttggctTAGCAGAAAATGAGATTTGAATGTCACACATTCAGCAATACCTTTCTTTGTTTAGATAAATCATGCATGTTCCTCTCCCTTAGTTTAAGTTTTTCCCCTCTGACCTCCCCACAATGCTCTTCTTACCCTTGGCAATCACCTAGTTTTCCTAACGGTAGAACTATCACTGCCTAGAGCTCATTATTGTTTCATCAGTTAGtgacttttttctgtccttcttcAGGGGAAGCTTTGATGTTTTTTGAGGCCATGGCAGCAGAGATTGGTCTAGAGTACAGAGTTGTTCATGTAAGTTCCAAGTTTATTGTGAACATATAAGATGTATTTATagcttttcaaaagaaaatgatcaTAGTGTTCAAATGCTTAAGCATTGTTGTACAGTAGGCAAGCAAGAGTATAATTATGAAGTATCTCCATTAAAccagaagaaatgtttttatcattcTTGCCAGTTTGGCAAGGCTTTATACAAAATTTACAAGCTTGCTGACAGTGGCTTAGCCATCAGCATCTATTGATGAAATAGAGCTTTGCATTTGCCtagaaatttatttgtataaatgttCACTCAATTATCTGTTCAATTATACATTAAATCATAATATAgttcatatttatttgtcaaatagtaaaataattttcatgatCAATTTTTAATGATTGCAGCTTGTGGCAGGCAAGTCTGTAGCAATACTGTCTTTGCCAGGACAGCAGCCAGACTTGCCCTCAATTATGCTGTATTCCCACATTGATGTTGTGCCTGTCTACCCAGTAAGTAATAGTCCTAGACAGAACTATTTCTTGACAATAAAAGGGAGGGTTCTAGGCTGATATTACAATACaatatagaaaaaagaaattgcttatagatttattttgaaatatacagTATCAGTAATACACTGTTTTCATTGATATTGTTGTTCATGatgtatgaaatataaaattgtatacattaattttttactAGGACCACTGTGCATAAATTATGTATCTTATAACTTTATGatttctatttaataataattgtagccattttcatatttgtaattaattttcaGAGATTGTACAAGCATTATGTACTATATTCAAATGTTGAGCTTGTGTCTGTGGATATAGGAGCACTGGAAGTATCCCCCCTTCAGTGCCTATAAGGATGAGAATGGTGACATCTATGCCAGAGGGTCTCAGGCAAGTAAATGCTATGTTACAGGCTCTAGAGACGGTGACTGCAAGAATAGGATATCTTTATAATTTAATGGAAATTATAGATGATACAAAAGTTGCTAATGCATACTTAATCAGTCCCTGATGTCCTATCCATTCTTTTAGTGTTGACGAattctttatgtgtgtgtttcataAATTTGTACATACCTTATGTTCACAGGACATGAAATGCGTTGGAATTCAGTGAGTATATGTCATTTTATTGCAGTTAATAAATAACCagatttgttgttgctttttcattccttttattatttcttaatgtAAAGATTTGTCCAAACGCACTGCATTTCAGTTCTCATCTTCTACTCCAAGGTgattattaatataattacaaaatatttgttgatgaTAGTGGTTTTTATACTACTTTCACTAGATGTTAGCAAACAGTTTTGTGACATACTTCATAGAACAGTTGAATAGGAAAACACTGTTGCCTATACACAGGTATCTGGAAGCTGTGAGAAGCCTAATGCAGCAAGGCATACAGCTTCAGAGGACTGTCCACATTGTGTTTGGTCCTGGTAGGGAATTAGTTTGTGTGgaagttttttaaaagcattctAACACACTTTGAATAGATTTTTGAGAcatttttgggggtggggggaattcCAATGTACAGAATGTTATTAAAGTTTCATTTATGATTGTAAATGTATACGATATATGCAGATGTGCTTAATATCAGGctgcatgtttgttttagtaaaatttgcatttttttatctAACTTGATGGAGGGATTTCAAAGGCATCTAGTTTCAGACCAAAGTGAGAGTAAAAATGAACTTGATATATGATATGCAAGATTTATTCTAGGAGAACAATTAAGCTTGTAGTCATATCCAATATGTCCTTATTCATGTCCCTtagtcttttcttttaatttttgctgcaGATGAAGAGATTGGTGCTAAGGAAGGTATGGAGTTGTTTGTTGAACATGAAGAATTCAAAAAACTCAACACTGGTTTTGCACTTGACGAAGGTGTGGAAGAATTCTGTATTGAAACTATACCTTAtaccttttctatttttatcattaagGCTTATGGTTTGTTGCAAGGTCctatgcaaaaataattatatatttcatatGACAATGTTAcgtaaagttttatttttgtcaaattaGTCCACATTGTAGTGCCATATTAatcttaatttgaaaaaaattaatttcagattatgacagatttttaaatgCTTCTGACTCACCTCTTTAAAAATCTTCGAAGGCTTCTTATtcactcatttttgttttcattaatttctATCTTATCAAATGTGCAAAAGAGGTAATCTCTCTTGCTGCTTTgctgtttaattttaaacacttttcaaaaacattatCAAATCATTTATATTCAGCTGCAATGTATATTTGTGAAGCAACAGTCATTTAAACACTCAACTCAAATGACCTTTCATCAAATGATTGCTGCAATTTCAATAAAGTGaatcttgtaaacaaaaaaacaaaaaagaaatcccAAGCTTGGAAACTTCAACTGAACAGTTTTATGTAATATGCTTATAATTTTTTCATAGAAGGCTGTATAAATTTGTTGTTATAGTTCATCTACTGTTGACAAAATAGGTTGTCATTGTTTGCTAAAGAGTGTTTTATCATTATGCTCCATgttgaaatttatttgaaatattacaGGTCTGGCAAGTCCCACAGATGTTTTTAGAGTTTTCTACTCTCAGCGTTGTGTATggtgtaagatttttttttttttcttcttagctTCATTAAAATGATGTTATTAACAGGCTGCCTTCCaggaaattaaatattaatgtctCATAAAGTTTATCACTGTTAATTCcataacatttataaataaataaaatagcttGATGGTTAGCTTAATTTTCTGGTCAGAATATCATAAAACAAGATGTGAAAAACTTAGATCAATAATGGTAATGTGAGTGAAACAAGAGTTTTCAGACCAAAATAACTACTAATGGGTCCATCcattaaaagagaaataaagagcaAACTCAGCAAAcgcattaaaagaaaatgctctGCCTTTAACATGTATGTTTCTGATCTGATATTAcagacaatttgttttttagaGCTAATAGAATTTAAAATTGATCTTTAGCGGAAACATGCGAGCATACATCTTATCAACTCTAAGTGAAAGCTGGAGTTAATGACTTAATAGCCCTTCTGAAATTTTTTCAGGGTTCAGTGTAACCTTCACAGGTCAGCCTGGACATGGGTCAGCCTTCATCGAAGACACGGCTGTATCAAAACtggtatgtatgtgtgcacgcatgtgtACAACCACCTGCATGCATGTTTGCTTACATATGATTGGCTGCAATTATGCATGTAAAGAGCTATGTagtgcatgtttatgtgtgtggaAATGTGTTCAAGAATTACTAAGATTggctaatatttttaaatgattacaTTGGTTATCTTCTATGCTTATCAACAACCTTGGgttgatttgttgtttgattCCAGAACAAGTTGATGAATAGGACACTTAAGTTTCGTGCTGAACAGGAGGCTAAGTAAGATTTTTATATCGTCATACCTTGGTAATTAGAGCTTAATTCTTTCCATAGATTATACTTCTTTTTTGACATCTTCTCTACATAGGTAGCCTTTCACAGTGCTACTTTAATCAGATTATCAGAATCAAagccattattttattttcaaaatccTGCTTAATGTTACCAGCAACCGAAAGCATACTGCTGGAAAAGTATCAACCCTAGAACTCCAGACGTTCTTTCTATCCATTAATGTTTCCCTTTTCATttgacaagaaattttttttattttaaattagaaaatattgaataaattGTGAATTGTATAGTATTGCACAAACTCTGACGCTTTGTAGATGTGTTCTTTATTGAAATCCCCACGTGAACATTTTTTATGAGTGTGTAAGTCAATAGAAGCTTTTATGATGTAAacaataaagtgtttttttgCATTAGCATcaggaagaaaataattctgaaCATTTGCAGGTTGAAGGCAGACCCTTCACTGACACTTGGTGATGTGACCACTCTAAACATCAACATATTAAAGGTTAGCTGATATTGCTCTCTTCATCATCTTGAAACATGCATTCAATTCTAGAGATTGTGCTGACTGTTCAGTAACATTCTTGTGTATGGAaagtgataaaaagaaaaatatgaaacctGAAGTagcttagttttaaaaaaaatgcaggaaaaaCACTATTTACCTAAAAATATCTGTTGTATGTTATTGtaacaaagtttgttttatgtgATTGTTTGGACCTTATTTTACTGATGCTATTGTAATAATTATGTTACTGTAGTTTTCTAGCCAAGATTTAGGGATTAAATGCTGTAGGAaactttaactttgttttctttatagcaacagataaatgaaatatttgcatcaaaatttgttttggtttagACACCTAATATCTAATGTAAAGTTAATTTTTCTAGGGTGGTGTGCAGTACAACGTAGTTCCTGCTGAAATGACTGCAGGTGAGATataattctatttttacttGCAATTTGGAGATCACAACAAAATTTGGTTTGATGTGAAGATTGTTTCAACcaaatatttaacaaatctgaaacaaattttcaatactttttttttagatgtagattttttttgAGTAGCTCACCCCAGGATCTAAAgtataattttaaatgatgttgaCTGCATTTCTTCAttcgatttttttatttttctttagattgtatgtatgtgtgtgtgcatagggTTTGATATGAGGGTCCCCCCTACAGCAAACTTGGAGCAGCTTGAAGCCGAGATTAAAAGCTGGTGTCAAGAGGCAGGCGCAGAGTATACCTTGGAATGGACCCAGGTTTGTGGAGTCTAGTTTAATAGATATACAGTTTACCACTGATTGGGTCCAGGGTTATGTAGTCTAGCTTCGCAGAGTTAAGTTTACTATTGTGTGCGCTCAGTTTGGGGAAATCTAGCTTAACAGGCTGTAGGGGCTGGTTTTCTGGGGACCATCAATCTATTGGCTTTAAGCCATGGGTTGAGTGTTCATTTCTGTCTCCTCTGCCATGCAAGATTTGATATGGGACACATTGAACCAAGACCAACTTGAACTTTACCAAAAGAAAGCATCTTGTGCATAAATCATTTCTCTAAGCCTTCGACAACTTGTTTTGAAAGAGTTCAAATCTTTTTCAGCAAGGCGAGGATCAGGACATGACATCAACAGAAGACTCCAACGTCTGGTGGTCAGCCTTCAGTAAGGCGTGTCAGGCCTTGTGAGTTGTGAAGCGACTTGTGTACAGTCAGTTCCCTCGTCGTCCGCTTCATGCTGTTTCTCTGCCCTCACACCGTTCTTGCTCTCAGATACTTTCATTATATATTGAGTGTTCATAATTGTTCATTGTGTGTTCATCTCATGCCGATGCATATTTCATGCCATCAAGCGTTCCAGACAGAAGCTGATGACTAGTAAACTACTTACAGGCATATGTACTCTAGCATCTGTTATAAGAGGTGAGAGTCCTGTAGAATTCAGATGTCAAAACTACACCAGACTTGTAACCTAACCCCGAAAATCAAGTTCAGTGAAgagaatatataaaaataagaaatgaagaTGCCAGAAGCAGATGTTGAAGCTTGCCGCCACATCTGTTATCGGCACCATACAGCGGATAGCGAGTGTTTCTGGACTAGCACAATAACAGAGCACAGAAGTCTCAGCTAAAACTGAGCTAAGACGATCTACATTAGAATATGCATCGCTTGAAATTCATTAACCTTCAGTAAACAAAACTTGGATACACGTAAGAAGAATTGGCTGTGTACTTTTTCAAATGTCCATACCCTCGCGCATGCGTTCGTGAACCTAGTCCAACTTGAActttaaccaaaaaaaagtacataaaccttctctttctttctctctctctctctttcgtccgtgtgtgtgcgcgcgctcccATTCATGCGTATGTTTAACAATGCTGACAGGAACCTGAAGATAAAGAAGGAGATTTTCCCGGCAGGATCGGACGGCCGATATTTAAGAAAGGTAAGATGACTCCCGAGAGCAGTTGGCGCGGTCGAGTCAGTTGTCACTGGCGACACTGTCACCAATTGTCGCCCACATAGTCctggactttttcttttttctagatACCCGTGTCTCCTTAAACGTTAGTGAAAATGGTTAGTGCAAAAAGCTTCATTTGCAGTCCCATAATTTTATTGAGATATATCATTAAAGTGCCTGAACATTTGTGGAAAAATTCCCACTGTGACCGCACCGCATGCTGCTGTAGACTGTGGTCCTTGGTGCTGTTagttcccacccacccactccgtTGCTAAAACAGGAGGTGCGACTTTCTGTCTGGCGACTCATAGTGGGGGAATGGTGGTAGAACTGTTGTGATACAACGGAATGGCCGACGTATGAGCAAGGGTCATACCACACGCCTGAACACGTTAAAACCTCCATTAACAGCCCCCTTACAGAGTAGCAGGCAGTTTTAACGATTCATACATTTTGAAGAAAGTGTTATCATGTCCAAGTACCTTGAGCATTTCGTATACTTTCTATCAAGCGcgtaattcttttttcttcttcttctgttgtcTTCTCTAGTGAGCCcggtaaacattattttgttgttgttttgtttacagctgGGCATACCTGTCTTGGGCTTTTCACCGATGATCAACACACCAGTCCTGCTTCATGATCACAATGAATACCTTAATGAGCAAGTGTTCTTAAATGGTATCAGGGTGTacgaaaaaataatttcctctCTAGCCAATGTAATTGAGGTCGAGAACTAGCAACTGGCTTGTCCTCGATCATAGTAGAGAGAAACATCAGgtaaaaaaccaaacaaaccataAAGCAAGACCTCgactaacatttttttgaatCAGACCGCGTGGTTGTGAAGTACTTTAATCAGAaatttgatattgaggtggatGGTTTGATCATTGCTAGTTAGTTCCCTTAGCGTGCAGCCTATGTTATGGATGAAGTCGCTATTGGGTTCAGTATTaaagactttcttttttatctacCCCACCCCTTTATTCATACTATATTGCTGGGCTTACAGCTTTTATAAGTGTTATGATGTGCTTTGTGTGAGACGGCGACATCGGTCATTGGATGGCCATGCTtcatatacatgtttatattttttgagtttactattttaaaaaatagtttatgcTTCGCTATTATATGTGGTATATTGATATTACTTATACTGAAAAAACTACTTAGTTTCACTGAGTGAATTATATGAAAAGAAGGGGTTTGAAATCCAAGACAGATATCATGCTAGTCACATGCTGCTATCTCGTATTTTGTGCCGTTTTTTGTCACTGCCGCAGTGGAACTGTGCTACAGTTGACGTTGTCAATTTGAAATCCTTACCTcgctttaaaattaaatactttgaaTTTTTACTGGGTTTATTGTCATTTGCATAAAATCCACGTTTAAGTTGTGTCTCAACCTGTTTGTTTACAGTGGTGACAATTTTCGGCAGTTGTGTAGAGTGTAACCATTTAGGAATGACGTTCTGATAATTTCATTAATTCAGAATCCCCGTGTTTTATCCACATTTTAATATGGACCTCATCTCCAgagccctgtgtgtgtgtgtgtgcttgcacgGACGTACGGTCAAGGCTTTGAACACTTGTACTAA
Protein-coding regions in this window:
- the LOC112571574 gene encoding aminoacylase-1-like; the protein is MTTHRAALTVSHDTSVVTSPVTSCAAMADDEHPAVTNFRTYLQINTAQPCPDYGEALMFFEAMAAEIGLEYRVVHLVAGKSVAILSLPGQQPDLPSIMLYSHIDVVPVYPEHWKYPPFSAYKDENGDIYARGSQDMKCVGIQYLEAVRSLMQQGIQLQRTVHIVFGPDEEIGAKEGMELFVEHEEFKKLNTGFALDEGLASPTDVFRVFYSQRCVWWFSVTFTGQPGHGSAFIEDTAVSKLNKLMNRTLKFRAEQEAKLKADPSLTLGDVTTLNINILKGGVQYNVVPAEMTAGFDMRVPPTANLEQLEAEIKSWCQEAGAEYTLEWTQQGEDQDMTSTEDSNVWWSAFSKACQALNLKIKKEIFPAGSDGRYLRKLGIPVLGFSPMINTPVLLHDHNEYLNEQVFLNGIRVYEKIISSLANVIEVEN